From Longimicrobium sp., a single genomic window includes:
- a CDS encoding ATP phosphoribosyltransferase regulatory subunit, producing MATFQALPGFRDFYPDDFAVRAHIFATWREVARRYGFQEYDGPPLEPLELYIEKSGPEIVQQLYNFKDKGDREVALRPEMTPTLARMAGARAGGLRKPIKWFTIPQLFRYERQQRGRLREHFQLNLDILGEEDVSADAELLAAAIDMLRAFGLTSQDFVARVSDRRLLRALLLHAGIPEDQLVLVYNIVDKLERETREGMIKRLTGEAGVTAEVAEAVLAIFQHRDFDAVSAAYGQTEGVAPEIERMAGYFGQLRAMGLGDFVRFDLSIVRGLAYYTGIVFELFDARGELRAICGGGRYDNLLAQVGGVQLPALGFGMGDVVLKELLTDRGLLPETRPSLDYYVIAPAEQRAELLSIVHRLRDGGASVDYGYKP from the coding sequence ATGGCAACCTTCCAGGCACTACCGGGGTTCCGGGACTTCTACCCGGACGATTTCGCCGTTCGCGCGCACATCTTCGCCACCTGGCGCGAGGTGGCGCGGCGCTACGGCTTCCAGGAGTACGACGGGCCCCCGCTGGAGCCGCTCGAGCTGTACATCGAGAAGAGCGGGCCCGAGATCGTGCAGCAGCTCTACAACTTCAAGGACAAAGGCGACCGCGAGGTGGCGCTGCGCCCGGAGATGACGCCCACGCTGGCGCGGATGGCCGGCGCGCGCGCGGGCGGGCTGCGCAAGCCGATCAAGTGGTTCACCATCCCCCAGCTCTTCCGCTACGAGCGGCAGCAGCGCGGGCGCCTGCGCGAGCACTTCCAGCTGAACCTGGACATCCTGGGCGAAGAAGACGTCTCCGCCGACGCCGAGCTGCTGGCGGCGGCCATCGACATGCTGCGCGCCTTCGGCCTCACGTCGCAGGACTTCGTCGCGCGCGTCTCAGACCGGCGGCTGCTGCGCGCGCTGCTGCTACACGCCGGTATCCCCGAGGACCAGCTGGTGCTCGTCTACAACATCGTCGACAAGCTGGAGCGGGAGACGCGCGAGGGGATGATCAAGCGCCTCACCGGCGAGGCCGGCGTCACCGCCGAGGTCGCCGAGGCAGTGCTCGCCATCTTCCAGCACCGCGACTTCGACGCGGTGAGCGCGGCGTACGGGCAGACCGAGGGCGTGGCGCCCGAGATCGAGCGGATGGCCGGCTATTTCGGGCAGCTCAGGGCGATGGGGCTGGGCGATTTCGTGCGCTTCGACCTGTCGATCGTGCGCGGGCTGGCGTACTACACGGGGATCGTCTTCGAGCTGTTCGACGCGCGCGGTGAGCTGCGCGCCATCTGCGGCGGCGGGCGCTACGACAACCTGCTGGCGCAGGTGGGCGGGGTGCAGCTTCCCGCGCTGGGCTTCGGGATGGGCGACGTGGTGCTCAAGGAGCTGCTGACGGACCGCGGCCTGCTTCCCGAGACGCGCCCGTCGCTGGACTACTACGTGATCGCGCCCGCCGAGCAGCGCGCGGAGCTGCTGTCCATCGTCCACCGCCTGCGCGACGGCGGCGCGTCCGTGGACTACGGCTACAAGCCGCA